A genomic window from Paenibacillus sp. FSL K6-0276 includes:
- a CDS encoding carbohydrate ABC transporter permease: MSTQVNQLAKADAFKGSRIKQDKETIVFNIIGYTLLTFVSLICLIPFWLIVVGSFTDELEIISKGFQLFPNTVSFEAYKSVFSTPEQIYRAYGVTIGVTIAGSLLGIFLTSMAGYVLSRKDFGMRNGISFFIYFTTLFSGGLIPWYILMTKNLGLKDSYWALILPPLLSAWNIILMRSFMKSIPESIVESAKIDGAGDFKIYQRLILPLSTPGLATIGLFLALGYWNDWFNANMFITTDDKYPLQFLLYKILSSAAVLQTNNGAYLAANVVPPTETLKMAVAVVATGPIILLYPFVQRYFVKGLTVGAVKG, from the coding sequence ATGAGTACCCAAGTCAATCAACTGGCCAAAGCGGATGCCTTCAAGGGCAGCCGGATCAAGCAGGACAAGGAAACCATCGTTTTTAATATCATCGGCTACACGCTGTTGACATTCGTTTCCCTGATCTGTCTCATCCCCTTCTGGCTGATCGTCGTCGGTTCTTTTACCGATGAGCTGGAGATTATCTCAAAAGGCTTTCAATTGTTCCCGAACACGGTCTCGTTCGAGGCTTATAAGTCCGTATTCAGTACGCCAGAGCAAATTTACCGGGCTTACGGTGTAACGATCGGTGTGACCATCGCCGGCTCGCTGCTGGGCATTTTCCTGACCTCGATGGCCGGGTATGTCCTCTCCCGCAAGGATTTCGGGATGCGCAACGGCATTTCGTTCTTTATTTACTTCACGACGCTGTTCAGCGGCGGCCTCATTCCCTGGTATATTCTCATGACCAAAAATTTGGGGCTCAAAGACAGCTATTGGGCGCTGATTCTGCCTCCGCTGCTGAGTGCCTGGAACATTATCCTGATGCGCAGCTTCATGAAGTCGATCCCTGAATCCATTGTAGAGTCCGCCAAAATTGATGGTGCAGGTGATTTCAAGATCTACCAGAGGCTGATTCTGCCGCTGTCGACGCCAGGACTCGCCACAATCGGGCTGTTTCTCGCACTCGGCTACTGGAACGACTGGTTCAATGCCAATATGTTCATTACTACGGATGATAAATATCCGCTGCAATTCCTGCTCTATAAAATCCTGTCCAGCGCAGCGGTGCTGCAGACGAACAACGGGGCCTATCTGGCCGCTAATGTCGTGCCGCCGACGGAAACACTCAAAATGGCCGTTGCTGTGGTGGCGACAGGGCCAATTATCCTGCTGTATCCTTTCGTCCAACGCTACTTCGTGAAAGGGCTTACTGTTGGAGCGGTCAAAGGTTAG
- a CDS encoding extracellular solute-binding protein, giving the protein MGKIKKRWTLLVSLSMLASLLAGCGGSNNGAAEKNNPDTAGGNASPSASEATSSKEPLKKVKLTWYLVGDTHKDMDKVLAEWNKMLEKDLNTTVDLKFTTWNDWQTKYNLLLTSGEKIDMIFASSWADFYKLSKQGAFLDLTNLLPEYTPETWGNVPKDDWGSVTVGGGIYAVPNTVPEYTPAGYVYREDWRKELGLPEFTDLNSIEAYMDAVKTKKHVTPINGLVYDNVKFLSQYWNDFQMIGGSEVIAATSYDTPRDIQIVPFTDKYEAWVKKMKEWADKGYWNKNSLSSKQEAGDFIKTGQGSIYWRNPSSAGGFINEVKSKKLNMEISYFPFTRFHNYVLPTLPSSNAMAVPKSSKNPERSLMVLDKLRNDPVYFDLMTYGIEGKHWAKGKDAKTIVIPAPGVDLNVTPRFDIASWGWRYEPNMLKEEGGWDGLDKLKEEFKPISKPDIFGPIYMDYDPVKTELAAVNQVFEQYGKPLMLGLMPDVDAALKTYRDKLKSAGIEKLLTYVQEQSNQFFDEKGIK; this is encoded by the coding sequence TTGGGAAAAATCAAAAAAAGATGGACACTGCTCGTCTCGCTCTCCATGCTGGCATCGTTGCTGGCAGGCTGCGGCGGATCGAATAACGGTGCGGCGGAAAAGAACAATCCGGATACGGCCGGAGGCAATGCCAGTCCATCGGCAAGTGAGGCCACATCGTCGAAGGAACCGCTCAAAAAGGTAAAGCTAACCTGGTATCTGGTCGGCGATACGCATAAGGATATGGACAAGGTGTTGGCCGAATGGAACAAAATGCTGGAAAAAGACCTGAACACTACGGTCGATCTCAAGTTTACCACCTGGAACGACTGGCAGACTAAATATAATCTGCTGCTAACCTCCGGTGAGAAGATCGACATGATCTTCGCATCGAGCTGGGCAGATTTCTACAAGCTGTCCAAGCAGGGGGCGTTCCTGGATCTGACGAATCTGCTCCCTGAATATACACCGGAAACCTGGGGCAATGTGCCGAAGGATGACTGGGGCTCCGTCACGGTCGGCGGCGGTATTTACGCGGTGCCGAATACGGTTCCGGAATACACGCCAGCCGGCTACGTCTACCGGGAGGACTGGCGCAAGGAATTGGGCCTGCCGGAGTTCACCGACCTGAATTCGATTGAGGCTTACATGGATGCCGTGAAGACGAAGAAGCATGTTACCCCGATCAATGGCTTGGTCTATGATAACGTGAAATTCCTATCCCAATACTGGAATGATTTCCAGATGATTGGCGGAAGTGAGGTGATCGCGGCCACTTCTTACGATACTCCGCGGGACATTCAAATCGTACCGTTTACCGACAAGTACGAAGCTTGGGTCAAGAAGATGAAGGAGTGGGCAGACAAGGGCTACTGGAACAAAAACTCGCTGTCCTCGAAGCAGGAAGCCGGCGATTTCATCAAGACCGGACAAGGATCGATCTACTGGCGCAACCCGTCCAGCGCCGGAGGCTTTATTAATGAGGTGAAGTCCAAAAAACTGAATATGGAAATCAGCTACTTCCCATTCACCCGGTTCCACAATTATGTACTTCCGACGCTGCCAAGCTCGAACGCGATGGCTGTTCCGAAGAGCTCGAAGAATCCGGAGCGCTCGCTGATGGTGCTCGATAAGCTTCGCAACGACCCTGTTTACTTTGATCTGATGACCTACGGGATCGAAGGCAAGCACTGGGCCAAGGGCAAGGACGCCAAAACGATTGTCATTCCGGCACCGGGTGTCGATCTCAATGTGACGCCGCGTTTCGATATCGCAAGCTGGGGCTGGCGCTATGAGCCCAACATGCTGAAAGAAGAAGGAGGCTGGGATGGCCTCGATAAGCTGAAGGAAGAATTCAAGCCGATCAGCAAACCGGATATTTTCGGACCGATTTATATGGATTATGATCCGGTTAAAACCGAGCTTGCAGCGGTCAACCAGGTGTTTGAGCAATACGGCAAGCCGCTGATGCTCGGGCTGATGCCTGATGTGGACGCTGCACTCAAGACCTACCGCGACAAGCTGAAAAGTGCCGGTATCGAAAAACTCCTGACTTATGTGCAGGAACAATCGAATCAGTTTTTTGACGAAAAAGGAATTAAATAG
- a CDS encoding RICIN domain-containing protein, translating into MAIKKMLTLAAVLAITVSMGSVSAPQQAQAAGETVQVWLSNPNTSTWLARQSDVKFSASSAGADYTITVNEGSAYQTMDGFGASLTDSSSWLLQNKLSAAKRTEVMNQLFSASGINISALRQPIGASDFNWEMWTYDDTSGNSDDMNLSAFSLWREDAYIRPMLNQAYNVNPGRIKLFAAPWSPPAWMKTQKSLYGDTGGTLRTDSYDAYANYLVKYLQQYAALGTPVYALSLQNEPKFAPHYPGLLMSASEQSNLINVLGPKLAQNGLNTQIMAYDHNYDDISYASSVLGSSASAYTQGSAFHYYSALSHSNLTTLHNQYPTKRIWFTEGGSGTWIGGGTNMGMFQDLMMHMIRFPRNWAKSYIMWNVALDQSGGPALAGIDAANRGLLTIRSDTTDSVTYNPQFYGLGHSSKFVDPNASRIDSNTFQDSMEDVAYKNPDGTIALVLSNRLSSAKTVKIQWNSQSFTYVVPAEGAITFKWSSTSAPVTGGTYKILSKASEMALDVTGVSTADGALVQQWEYTGGNNQRWTIRDAGSGYVNIVNAASGKALDVINGSITDGAGVQQWALTGTGGNNQQWKLEAAGGGYYKIVNKNSGKVLDIPGTSTTNGTKIQQWSYTGADNQLFFFVAP; encoded by the coding sequence ATGGCAATCAAAAAAATGCTGACTCTGGCAGCTGTTCTGGCCATTACCGTGTCCATGGGGTCGGTGTCCGCACCGCAACAGGCGCAGGCTGCAGGGGAAACCGTACAGGTATGGCTGTCCAACCCCAACACAAGTACTTGGTTGGCAAGACAATCGGATGTCAAGTTCTCTGCATCCAGCGCAGGTGCCGACTATACGATTACTGTCAATGAAGGAAGCGCCTATCAGACGATGGACGGTTTTGGTGCTTCACTTACAGATTCATCCAGCTGGCTGCTGCAAAACAAACTGTCTGCAGCCAAAAGAACCGAGGTCATGAATCAGCTGTTCAGCGCCAGCGGCATCAACATAAGCGCCCTCCGCCAGCCGATCGGCGCGAGCGACTTCAACTGGGAAATGTGGACCTATGATGATACGAGCGGGAACAGTGATGATATGAACCTGAGCGCTTTCTCGCTCTGGCGAGAGGATGCCTATATCCGCCCGATGCTTAATCAGGCCTACAACGTTAATCCGGGCCGGATCAAGCTGTTCGCCGCCCCGTGGAGTCCGCCGGCCTGGATGAAGACGCAAAAAAGCCTCTACGGCGACACGGGCGGCACACTACGTACCGATAGCTATGATGCCTATGCCAATTATCTGGTGAAATATCTGCAGCAGTATGCCGCACTTGGAACGCCGGTCTATGCCCTCTCCCTGCAGAATGAACCGAAATTCGCCCCGCACTATCCCGGACTGCTAATGTCTGCCAGTGAACAAAGCAATCTGATCAATGTGCTGGGCCCGAAGCTGGCACAGAACGGACTTAACACTCAAATTATGGCCTATGACCACAACTATGACGATATCAGCTATGCCTCGTCGGTGCTGGGATCAAGCGCATCTGCCTATACGCAGGGCAGTGCTTTTCATTATTATTCGGCCCTCAGCCATTCCAACCTGACCACGCTGCATAACCAGTATCCGACCAAACGGATCTGGTTCACGGAAGGCGGCAGCGGAACGTGGATTGGCGGCGGCACGAACATGGGAATGTTCCAGGATCTGATGATGCATATGATCCGCTTCCCCAGAAACTGGGCAAAGTCCTATATCATGTGGAATGTCGCGCTGGATCAGAGTGGCGGCCCCGCGCTCGCCGGAATTGATGCCGCCAACCGCGGCCTGCTGACCATCCGCTCTGACACTACGGACTCAGTGACCTACAACCCGCAATTTTACGGTTTGGGGCACAGCAGCAAATTTGTTGACCCGAATGCGTCCCGCATCGATTCGAACACGTTCCAGGACAGCATGGAGGACGTAGCCTATAAAAATCCAGACGGCACCATTGCGCTTGTGCTGTCCAACCGGCTCTCCAGCGCTAAGACCGTCAAGATTCAGTGGAATTCGCAGTCATTCACGTACGTGGTTCCTGCCGAAGGCGCGATCACGTTCAAATGGTCGTCCACCTCGGCACCGGTGACCGGCGGCACCTATAAGATCTTGAGCAAAGCAAGCGAAATGGCCCTGGATGTGACTGGCGTTTCTACGGCAGATGGAGCGCTTGTCCAGCAATGGGAGTATACAGGCGGAAATAACCAGCGGTGGACGATCCGCGATGCAGGAAGCGGGTATGTCAACATCGTTAACGCAGCCAGCGGCAAAGCCCTGGATGTGATAAACGGCTCCATCACGGACGGTGCGGGCGTTCAGCAGTGGGCGCTTACCGGTACGGGAGGAAATAATCAGCAGTGGAAGCTTGAAGCAGCAGGCGGGGGCTATTATAAGATTGTAAATAAGAATAGCGGCAAAGTGCTGGATATTCCAGGCACTTCAACCACGAACGGCACCAAAATCCAGCAGTGGTCCTATACCGGAGCGGACAATCAGCTATTCTTCTTTGTGGCACCGTAA
- a CDS encoding glycoside hydrolase family 30 beta sandwich domain-containing protein — translation MNTAAVSTAGPVSVWLSSEEEPGQTSWFGGPQEIAYRLSRQRDLLWTEPKSGEMATITITPEHTGQTILGLGTSLEETTVHNLARLSPERRREILTRLADASEGIGLNLFRITLGSADFTAEPFYSYDDMPEGGTDFEFEHFSIQKDIDLSIVDTVKLLLSINPEALLFASPWSPPGWMKTSGSLIRGSLKEGKRYTAALARYYRLALQAYREAGIPIFAMTLQNEPLLETGYPSCHMTPERQKELAIALRRELDEHGIDTRIWIFDHNFSDAWDYTLPILNDGAGYASAEGIALHDYEGEPEVMSALRAAYPDKPLYLTERSLWGTRGADRMAQYFRFGASSYNAWVTMLDSDIAPHQWTDIPGPTLFIRDAAGSDRYWVTPEYYLLGQYSRFIRRGAVRIASGGGMNSVNPVVFRNPDGGYVALVVNCTDRDQDFRLLCEGRQFTASLPAGTVGTYCWVAVLD, via the coding sequence ATGAACACAGCGGCGGTAAGCACGGCGGGTCCTGTGAGCGTCTGGCTCAGCTCGGAGGAGGAGCCCGGTCAGACCTCCTGGTTCGGAGGGCCGCAGGAGATTGCCTACAGGCTGAGCAGACAACGGGATCTGCTCTGGACCGAGCCGAAGTCCGGGGAGATGGCGACAATCACCATTACTCCTGAACATACCGGCCAGACCATTCTGGGGCTGGGGACTTCACTCGAGGAGACGACTGTGCATAATCTGGCGCGGCTGAGCCCGGAGCGGCGGCGTGAAATCCTCACACGCTTGGCTGATGCCAGCGAGGGTATCGGGTTAAATCTGTTCCGCATTACGCTGGGATCGGCGGATTTCACGGCAGAGCCTTTTTACAGCTATGACGATATGCCGGAAGGCGGGACGGATTTCGAATTTGAACATTTTTCGATCCAGAAGGATATTGACCTTTCTATCGTCGACACGGTTAAGCTGCTGCTCTCCATTAACCCTGAAGCGCTGCTGTTCGCTTCGCCGTGGAGCCCGCCCGGCTGGATGAAGACCAGCGGTAGTCTGATCCGCGGCAGCCTAAAGGAAGGCAAGCGGTATACTGCGGCACTGGCCCGCTATTACCGTTTGGCTCTGCAAGCCTACCGGGAAGCGGGCATCCCGATCTTCGCCATGACCTTGCAGAATGAGCCGCTGCTGGAGACCGGCTACCCGAGCTGCCATATGACACCGGAGCGGCAAAAGGAGCTAGCCATCGCTCTTCGGCGGGAGCTGGACGAACACGGGATCGACACGCGCATTTGGATCTTTGACCACAATTTCAGCGACGCCTGGGATTATACACTTCCGATCCTTAATGACGGGGCTGGATACGCTTCGGCGGAAGGCATCGCGCTGCATGATTACGAGGGTGAGCCGGAGGTTATGAGCGCCCTTCGCGCAGCTTATCCCGATAAGCCGTTATATCTGACCGAGCGCTCGCTGTGGGGAACACGAGGCGCGGACAGAATGGCGCAATATTTCCGCTTCGGTGCCAGCAGCTACAATGCCTGGGTGACGATGCTGGACAGCGATATTGCACCGCATCAATGGACCGACATTCCCGGTCCAACCCTGTTCATCCGGGATGCAGCAGGCTCAGACCGTTACTGGGTGACCCCGGAATATTATCTGCTCGGCCAATATTCACGGTTTATCCGGCGGGGAGCGGTAAGAATCGCCAGCGGCGGAGGTATGAACAGCGTGAACCCTGTCGTCTTCCGCAACCCGGATGGCGGGTACGTAGCATTAGTGGTCAACTGTACTGACCGTGATCAGGACTTCCGACTGCTCTGCGAAGGACGGCAGTTCACAGCGTCTCTACCAGCGGGGACAGTCGGGACCTATTGCTGGGTGGCTGTACTGGACTAA
- a CDS encoding ABC transporter permease subunit — protein sequence MSGKGGIIRELRQSKTLLLMIAPTIVFFIVFSYIPMIGVYYAFTKFDFDGGLFGSQFVGMENFNFLLKTGVLWNLTKNTVLYNLAFILLGNIMQIICAVFLAQLSGKLFKKTAQSLMFLPYFLSWVLVGAFVYNLFSDLGVVNSVLKQIGLHPYDFYLHTAPWKFIIVFFNIWKGLGYGTVIYLAAIMAISDEYYEAAKIDGATIFQQIRNITLPLLKPTFILLILFSLGGIMKGQFDLFYQIIGSNGMLYDATDIIDTYVFRSLTVNFDIGMGTAAGLYQSFFGFALIMIVNFIIRKTNKDYSLF from the coding sequence ATGTCCGGAAAGGGCGGGATCATCCGGGAACTGCGTCAGAGCAAGACGCTTCTGCTGATGATTGCACCAACAATTGTGTTTTTCATTGTTTTTAGTTACATCCCGATGATTGGCGTGTATTACGCCTTTACGAAGTTTGATTTTGACGGGGGGCTGTTCGGAAGCCAGTTTGTCGGGATGGAGAATTTCAATTTCCTGCTTAAGACAGGAGTGCTGTGGAATCTGACCAAGAATACCGTGCTGTATAATCTGGCGTTCATTTTACTGGGCAATATCATGCAGATTATTTGTGCCGTATTCCTTGCTCAGCTGTCCGGCAAGCTGTTTAAGAAGACGGCCCAGTCGCTGATGTTTCTTCCCTATTTTCTGTCCTGGGTGCTGGTAGGCGCGTTCGTCTACAATCTGTTCTCAGACCTCGGGGTAGTCAATAGCGTACTTAAGCAGATTGGACTTCATCCCTATGATTTCTACCTGCATACGGCACCGTGGAAGTTCATTATTGTGTTCTTTAATATCTGGAAAGGGCTCGGCTACGGCACCGTTATTTATTTGGCGGCAATTATGGCGATCAGCGATGAATATTACGAGGCGGCGAAAATCGACGGGGCGACTATTTTTCAGCAAATCCGCAATATCACGCTGCCGTTGCTGAAGCCTACCTTCATCCTGCTGATTCTGTTCAGTCTAGGCGGCATTATGAAGGGGCAATTCGATCTGTTCTATCAGATTATCGGCAGCAACGGTATGCTGTACGATGCCACAGACATTATCGACACGTATGTGTTCCGTTCCCTGACGGTCAATTTTGATATCGGTATGGGTACGGCAGCCGGCCTGTATCAATCCTTTTTCGGCTTCGCCTTGATCATGATCGTCAATTTCATCATCCGTAAGACGAACAAGGACTACTCCTTGTTTTAG
- a CDS encoding DinB family protein, with the protein MYRTVQDFLGEWARASAGTISVLESLTDEKLDQVIVEGHNSLGWLGWHLATCPMFFGGQVGLTLTPVGNPKEVPAHAAVIVEAYKNIAANIASEVEKLTDEQMVESVQTFAGLMPRGAMLRSLIDHQTHHRGQMTVLLRQAGLHVPGVIGPTKEEQAQAK; encoded by the coding sequence ATGTACAGAACAGTTCAAGATTTTCTAGGTGAATGGGCACGTGCTTCTGCAGGGACAATTAGCGTTCTTGAATCGCTTACCGATGAAAAATTAGATCAGGTAATTGTTGAAGGTCACAACTCATTGGGATGGTTAGGTTGGCATTTGGCAACCTGTCCGATGTTCTTTGGTGGTCAGGTAGGTTTAACTCTTACTCCAGTAGGCAATCCGAAGGAAGTTCCGGCTCATGCGGCTGTGATTGTTGAAGCTTATAAGAATATTGCAGCTAATATTGCTTCTGAGGTAGAGAAATTAACGGACGAGCAAATGGTTGAGAGTGTACAGACCTTTGCTGGATTAATGCCTCGTGGTGCTATGCTTAGATCGCTCATAGATCATCAGACACATCATCGTGGTCAAATGACAGTTCTCTTACGTCAAGCAGGCCTTCATGTACCTGGAGTAATTGGTCCTACTAAGGAAGAACAAGCTCAAGCGAAATAG
- a CDS encoding AraC family transcriptional regulator, with translation MKMPHRKVERYFGKFFSVMVVTIFLTISILSIILYMNFEKIALRQSYDQTMGSLAQTTQEASVMAVTAATFAKQIYSDQNVANLLNFPDVSALDIADSIRQLTNYRETSPFIESIYVYNAEAHTFYVTSDMNVPSVFSEPEFYDQELRSMLQHVNDYNTLMPIPRKLRIDGLVGNIAERERDTYTFLLYDTLSKKSRKNAVVVNIKETQLHKHIDGSLTNDPTNTFLIDENGTLVTNSWKTPMLSSLKGTTYVDRILRDPEGSGYFAAEVDHVKSLVTYSRSDYLGWRYIRIVPYSVISQNIDSMRTKTMIVAGGILLAGLALSSLLSRRIFSGLNHKLSRLGKLETEQRESVQAMRMDYLRSLLKGYTQMNARHAADQFERYSIPLDPLQPVRVLLIMVDDHLLFVNRYKAEDRKLLIYGVLNIAQELFAAAGIPATAADIGDEQAAVLLQMSGDAEGDRERCQESASWIQAAVSEYLKLSVTVSSSLSGPGIEAVHALYQQAVEASYSWVFSGAGSHIEAEEVEQNKTKRYEYPLHKEKQMIDELMLGRIADVRQLFREIIIDTAAYTYISYQFAVSHLTFALQNALRIIRSHSPSNEDWEFINLQLYMPHSRTETMEQFIERCMSLFDQLENQMNERKKSRQDELPGRIKKILDERYADPNLSLDMLAEELGMSATYIGRVFKQHMLQTILGYIQKVRMSRVRELLLHTDAPVGEIAERAGFSNSPYFFKAFKKYNGVTPAEYRRTGRGRTDDDGVQAGIADD, from the coding sequence ATGAAAATGCCGCATAGAAAGGTAGAACGCTACTTCGGGAAGTTTTTTTCCGTAATGGTAGTCACGATTTTCCTGACAATTTCCATCCTGTCCATCATTCTGTATATGAATTTTGAGAAAATTGCGCTCCGCCAATCCTATGATCAGACGATGGGTAGTCTGGCGCAGACGACACAGGAAGCCTCCGTGATGGCTGTGACCGCCGCCACGTTCGCCAAGCAGATTTACAGCGATCAGAATGTCGCCAATCTGCTTAATTTTCCCGACGTCAGTGCGCTGGACATCGCCGATTCCATCCGGCAGCTGACCAATTACCGTGAAACCTCGCCATTTATCGAGTCTATCTATGTTTACAATGCCGAGGCACACACCTTTTATGTCACTTCTGATATGAACGTTCCTTCTGTGTTCAGCGAGCCGGAATTTTACGACCAGGAGCTGCGCAGTATGCTCCAGCATGTAAACGATTACAACACGCTAATGCCGATTCCTCGCAAGTTGAGGATCGATGGGCTCGTCGGAAACATCGCTGAGCGGGAACGCGATACGTATACTTTTTTGCTATATGACACGCTCAGCAAGAAGTCGCGGAAGAATGCGGTCGTCGTCAACATCAAGGAGACGCAGCTGCATAAGCATATCGACGGTTCTCTGACGAATGATCCGACGAATACCTTTCTGATCGACGAAAACGGCACACTTGTCACGAACAGCTGGAAGACGCCAATGCTGAGCAGCCTTAAGGGCACGACGTATGTAGACCGGATATTGCGAGATCCGGAGGGTTCCGGGTATTTTGCCGCTGAGGTCGATCATGTCAAATCTCTGGTCACCTACAGCAGGTCTGACTATCTAGGCTGGAGGTATATACGCATTGTGCCTTATTCAGTAATCAGCCAGAATATCGACAGTATGCGGACCAAGACAATGATCGTTGCCGGAGGCATCCTGCTCGCCGGACTTGCGTTGTCTTCTCTGCTGTCCCGTCGGATTTTCAGCGGGTTGAACCACAAGCTCTCCCGGCTAGGTAAGCTGGAGACAGAGCAGCGGGAGAGTGTCCAGGCTATGCGCATGGATTATCTCCGCAGCCTGTTGAAGGGATATACACAGATGAACGCACGGCATGCAGCCGACCAATTTGAACGTTACAGCATTCCGCTGGATCCTTTACAGCCTGTCCGTGTCCTGCTGATCATGGTAGACGATCACCTGCTGTTCGTGAACCGATACAAAGCGGAGGACCGCAAGCTGCTGATCTACGGAGTGCTCAACATTGCCCAAGAGCTGTTCGCTGCCGCTGGCATTCCCGCCACCGCGGCGGATATCGGGGATGAACAGGCGGCGGTGCTGCTTCAGATGTCCGGCGATGCCGAAGGTGACCGGGAGCGGTGCCAGGAGTCTGCTTCCTGGATTCAGGCGGCGGTCAGCGAATATTTGAAGCTGTCGGTCACTGTTTCCTCGAGCCTGAGCGGCCCGGGTATTGAAGCGGTACACGCCTTGTATCAGCAGGCGGTGGAAGCCTCATACAGCTGGGTGTTCAGCGGAGCCGGCAGCCATATCGAAGCCGAAGAAGTGGAACAGAACAAGACCAAACGTTATGAATATCCACTGCATAAAGAGAAGCAGATGATTGATGAGCTGATGCTGGGGCGGATAGCTGATGTAAGGCAGCTGTTCCGCGAGATCATTATAGATACGGCTGCTTATACCTATATTTCCTACCAGTTTGCCGTTTCACATCTGACCTTTGCACTGCAGAACGCGCTGAGGATTATCCGGTCACATTCACCGTCGAACGAGGACTGGGAGTTCATTAATCTGCAGCTGTATATGCCGCACTCCCGGACAGAGACGATGGAGCAGTTCATTGAACGTTGTATGTCCCTATTTGATCAGTTGGAGAATCAGATGAATGAACGGAAGAAGAGCCGGCAAGATGAATTGCCGGGCCGTATCAAAAAAATTCTCGATGAACGTTATGCCGATCCGAATCTGTCTCTGGACATGCTGGCAGAGGAGCTCGGCATGTCCGCCACCTATATCGGGCGCGTGTTCAAACAGCATATGCTGCAGACGATACTAGGTTATATCCAGAAGGTGCGGATGAGCAGAGTGCGCGAGCTGCTGCTGCATACGGATGCCCCCGTCGGAGAAATCGCAGAACGCGCCGGCTTCTCGAACAGCCCGTACTTTTTCAAAGCGTTCAAGAAGTACAACGGTGTAACGCCTGCGGAATACCGCAGAACGGGCCGGGGGCGAACGGATGATGACGGCGTACAGGCAGGCATTGCAGATGATTAG